The sequence GAGGGGCCGGTGAAgttcagcccagtgtgtttaaaaataaaaccctgttacataaGACCAAGTGAAGCCTGAGAGGGAccaccagacacctttctcacctggtcgtaaaactGTACTTACtgatattttacttttttttttaaatgctctgcTGATTTCTGGCAAAGTGAAACCTTTTCACCCTGTTGATAATTATGGAAGGCAGTCAGGAAGTGAAGCTGCTTGAAGTCTGCAAACAGCTGAATGAAGCTGCCTGAAGTCTCCACTCTCTAACTGTTTCCCATAGTTGTTAACTGTGGGAACAGTCTCCATCAGCTGTCACAATATTGACAACTAATGTGGAACTTGGTgtattacatatgaacatatgaattaggagcaggagtaggccactcggcccctcgagtctgctcaccattcagtaagtttatggctgaactgattactccatatttccaccttcccccgataaccttccacccacttgcttatcaagaatctatctacctctggcttaaaaatattcaaagattctgcttccactgtcttttgaggaagaggattccaaagactcacgaccctcttgagagaaaaatttctcctcatctctgtcttaaatgggcgacgccttatttttaaacagtgacccctagttctagattctcccagttGCCAGAAAGGGACGGCTTCAGGCAGCTTTGGGAGTTATTTAATTCTGTTTGGGTTTTTCTGTCCACCACATATATAGCGGGCAAATTGTGTTAGTCTGGATGTGCCTGCTCTATGCAGTGGAGACTGTGTAAATACGAGCTCATTTTTTCTTTGAGTTAATTTTTTTCCTAAGCCTACTCCTCCAGCCAAGGGGTAACAGTCTGTTCCTAGACCTTTGCCACAGCAATAAACCATGAGGAAGAATATCAGAGCAGCAGAGACTGACCTGCCCCTATGGAAGATTGCAGTATATGTCTGTATGCCATTCATTGAAGGTCAAAGATCATTCTGTACTCCACCACCAGACTACTCTTTAATTGTTAGAAATTTTACATTTTGTTTACATATTTATGTTAATATATATAGTTCTTCCACAATGCAGGCAGAGCAATCCCATTGCTTAGAGACTTGGATCACTTACCTGCTAATAGATTTTCAGAGGTATACCCAAAATGGCTGAGGTCTGTGAAAATGCGGGTCCTAAATGAAAAAAGGGAATGACTTGCCCTGAGGTCAGTTGTAGCACGTTCGCTGCTATcctggttgagatcagctaactcagctcaGACTGTGGGGTCTTTATGGCTCAGTGATCCATCAGAGGGTCCATTCATTCACTGAGCTAATAGGCGAACGCTTGCAGTTTTTAACTGGCCTTGATGTGGTTTTCTTGTATTGTTCCTGAGAAAATCTTGCGTAATGTTCATAATCCAGGTGCTCAAGTCAAAAATGAACTTTAAAATTTGTAGCAAAGTTAAATAAACTGTTTGCCACCATCCTGATCGTCTCAAAGCAATGGTGTTTGTGTGCCTGCATTTTTGGCAGTACAGAATGAATATTGATCTCCAATGAGATGAATGTGCTACATTCCTCTACAGGGACAAATCAGTCTCAGCTTTTCTCATATATTTCCTTCTGGTTTATTGCTGTGGCAAATGTCTGGGAACAGATTGTCACCCCTTGGCTGGAGAATTAGGCATAGGACTTTAACACATTCATAACCTCAACGTTTCAaagctaatgaattacttttggaaTGTAGCAGCTGTTATAGGGAAATGCGACAGCCAACTTGCCAGCAGCacagtcccacaagcagcaatgagttaaatgaccagataatcttattttgatgttcgttgagggataaatattggccaggacaccatggagaaATCGCTGCGTTTCGAAATAGTGTTTACACCCACCCGAGTAGGCAGAGAGGGCCTCAATTTtaatccaaaagacagtacctctgacagtacaacacttcgTGCTGCATTAGGCtagtttatgtgctcaagtctctggaatggcacTCAAAGCTGTAACCTTCTGATTCTGAAGTGAGAGTGTCACACTGAGCCATGGCTCCTTCATCATTAAAGTTTTAAAGTTTTTAAAGTTTTTAAAGTTTTAAAAACCCAGAAAAGGTGCCAAGAGTCCAAGATTAATTTTTGAAATGATTTATTTTACAGATGTGAAGCATGTAAACTACGTTTTCGTACACATCGATCTCTTTTCAAACATATGCATGTTTGTTATAATGCTGTGacaaattctctgccacagaagataGAGAAGCAGTGTTCCAGCCCTTTACCTGCCAGTGAATCAGATCCTCTGATTAAACAACCAATCTCTGTGGAGCCAGTGAAATTTCAAAGTGTCATCAAGCAGCTTGAAAAGGATAGCAATGTGGGAAGCATTGATACCATCAGCAAGGCAACTAATTCAAAGCCAGTCACACCACTCCCAAGTCCCCTATCAACTCTTCATACATCACTAAATTCAATGCCCTTAGTCTCAGCAACCCCACATTCATTTTCACTGCTGGAGCCATCTCTGTTTGCCACACCCAGCCTAAGCAGGTTTCCTAGCCAAGCACACACTCCAGTGCCTGGGCCCTTCATTCCATACATGCATCCACCACCTTACAGCCTCTCCCAAGGTGCCACACAGCCACGTCTTAGGTCTTATGTTCCCTCAGAAAGTCTACCATTCTCCAATGCAGTCTGGAGGAAGAGTGCGGGTAAGGTGTATTTTAATCTTACAACTACTTTTTTGACTTTCCAAAGgaaattatatttttcttttttttggtCAATTTTTCATTATTGAATGCTAAATTTCTGCTGAAAACTGCAATTTGTGAACTAgattctttggggggggggggggggaggggtgtaatTTCTTTTTAAAACTGAAGAATGCCTGTTTTGTCTTCATAATTAATGATCCTCCAATGAAATTTAATTCTTTATAATTACATGTTTCAAAGTTAGAAGGCCGTTGCTTATGGGAGAAAGACACAGTTTCATTGAAAAATGTTGGGCATAAGCAGTTTAATTCCTGGGCAACAGTTTTTGTTGATTTTTCTGGTCACTTGCTTGCTATTTTCTTGCCAATACATTTCATTGATCTTGCTGATCTGACCCGTTCATTTTGTATTGAGAAAATGATCGGCTTGAAGTGAGTCTCCTCCTGCATGACTGGCAGTTGTGCCGTTTGCTTTATATTACATTTCAGCAGCTGAAAAATAAAAACATACGGTCAAGTTTGGTACTTGATACCCAACACTTTTTAATTAACTGTGTCTGGGGATGTTGTGTTTGTATTGATTCATCACCAGATTTTAACAgtagcagtgattttttttttttcaggtAAATTTATCCTTGGTTATATAACCATGCACTTCATTTTGGTAAATTCTGACCAAATATTGTTCCTTACCTTTTTGCAGCTCAATCGGCGAACAGCAGAATTGTGTGGGAGCACACCAGAGGTCGATATAACTGCATGCAGTGTCCATACTCCAGTGTGTCACGGGAAGAAATGACCTTGCACCTGCAAGAGCATAACAAAATCCTCAGCAGCAGCAGATTACCGAATGAGATGGGTATGTTCGTAAATGCTGGCGACAACTACAGTGCACTGTCAATGCAATTCAGCGAATCTCTGTTTACTTAAGTTTACACGGACCGAGGCCTGTGTTCTAAAGGCCATCACCAATATTATATGCTTTACAGTTGAAAGTTCAACAATATGTATTGTGATTGTTGGTGAATTTGGGTCCAGTGAATTTTTCTCTGTTGGAAGTTGACAGAAAAGTATAAAGACCAGCTTGCACCAAAAGAAGGAACCATTTATATTTGCCATCAAGGCACAGTGTGAAGTGGCACTCTGTTTCTAGAGGCAATAGCGTATTTGATTTATGTTTCAGCATTTAACATTCCACGTGATTTTCTTCCCCCTCTGAAGACATTGGCTCCTTGTTGGCACACAATTTCATGGGTTTCAAGTGCCCTTTGCAGCATCTCGCCCAACTCCCTGCCATTCATGGGTCTAAAATAGTGTGATCTATTTGACCACAAGGCTCATCAAGCCTGTTTCTGCCTTCATTTGACCTTCATGCATCCTAAATTCCAGCAGATGTCACTGGATAGTCATCAATTTTCCCCTTAACCCAGGGCACTAAGGTCAGTTGCAGAAGCTCTATCTTGACAAAATCTAGGGATTAATCCTGGGACTTCCCTCACTTGTATAGTTCAACTGTCCTGCCGTAACTGGTTAAGCAATCAAGGAAACTTTGAGTCACAATTTTGCATATTACCCTTCATAACTTTGCTTTTGTACTTCGTGTCCCAGCAGATTTGGCCTCCCAGTTCTTTGGCACTTTGATGATGTATTTGTTCATTTCTGAGTCAAGAGCCAACCGGTTGATATGAAGTTTTTGTTTGAAGCATATCCATGTTATTGCTATACTTTTCCCATTTAATTAAGCAGAAGTCTGTTTTCTTCAATTTTCATGGAAGGCTTTTAGCTTTCTTTTAGAAATGTTTTTAAGACACAATTTGTTTGCCTTGGCTAGATAATACAACATTACACAGTGTCTGAACCCTATGGGTATCTCTCATTTGTAATATCTCAGAAATCTTTGTCAGACTTGATAATGGCACAGCAGTTTTGATATAGAAGATCCCATTAAaattttccatttaaaaaaaatcatgctTTCAAACAGTTCCCTCACTGCTCCACTAAATTGCTCTAATATATCAAGATACTAGTACCACTGTTGCTGTAATCTTAAAGTAT comes from Heterodontus francisci isolate sHetFra1 chromosome 36, sHetFra1.hap1, whole genome shotgun sequence and encodes:
- the znf414 gene encoding zinc finger protein 414 isoform X2; this encodes MHHLVNHMRVHHKPNRYFKCEACKLRFRTHRSLFKHMHVCYNAVTNSLPQKIEKQCSSPLPASESDPLIKQPISVEPVKFQSVIKQLEKDSNVGSIDTISKATNSKPVTPLPSPLSTLHTSLNSMPLVSATPHSFSLLEPSLFATPSLSRFPSQAHTPVPGPFIPYMHPPPYSLSQGATQPRLRSYVPSESLPFSNAVWRKSAAQSANSRIVWEHTRGRYNCMQCPYSSVSREEMTLHLQEHNKILSSSRLPNEMGMFVNAGDNYSALSMQFSESLFT
- the znf414 gene encoding zinc finger protein 414 isoform X1, translating into MSLRTEPEKGVVATTQSMEGKAYKCCANDCKESFSSMHHLVNHMRVHHKPNRYFKCEACKLRFRTHRSLFKHMHVCYNAVTNSLPQKIEKQCSSPLPASESDPLIKQPISVEPVKFQSVIKQLEKDSNVGSIDTISKATNSKPVTPLPSPLSTLHTSLNSMPLVSATPHSFSLLEPSLFATPSLSRFPSQAHTPVPGPFIPYMHPPPYSLSQGATQPRLRSYVPSESLPFSNAVWRKSAAQSANSRIVWEHTRGRYNCMQCPYSSVSREEMTLHLQEHNKILSSSRLPNEMGMFVNAGDNYSALSMQFSESLFT